A genomic stretch from Clostridiales bacterium includes:
- the cbiM gene encoding cobalt transporter CbiM, whose translation MHIPDNYLSPSTCAVMGAVMVPIWTRAVKKVKREVTKKKLPLMGVGAAFSFLVMMFNVPLPGGTTGHAVGATLVALLIGPEAACISVTIALLIQALLFGDGGILAFGANCFNMAFIIPFSGYYIYKFIKGKINTERGEYIAIFIGSYIAINIAALFAAIEFGIQPLLFKDAAGMPLYCPYPLSVSIPAMLIPHLAVAGVLEGVITDGVYGFISKVSPGTVHEGSKTNMKPIYTLIAVMVCLSPLGLLAAGTAWGEWGAEEIGSVVSGGKSLGFIPKGMKNGLSFNALMPDYSVNGVPEIAGYVLSAIAGVAIILITFKLISNRKHNNESI comes from the coding sequence ATGCATATTCCAGACAATTATTTAAGTCCATCAACTTGCGCGGTTATGGGGGCGGTGATGGTTCCAATCTGGACAAGAGCAGTCAAAAAAGTAAAGAGGGAAGTAACTAAAAAGAAATTGCCTCTTATGGGAGTTGGTGCGGCATTTTCTTTTTTGGTGATGATGTTCAATGTTCCCCTTCCGGGCGGTACGACAGGTCATGCCGTTGGAGCTACACTGGTCGCACTGCTTATAGGACCGGAGGCTGCATGTATTTCAGTCACAATTGCCCTTTTAATACAGGCCCTTTTATTTGGAGATGGGGGCATATTGGCATTTGGTGCCAATTGTTTTAATATGGCATTTATAATACCATTTTCGGGATATTATATTTATAAATTTATTAAGGGCAAAATAAATACTGAAAGAGGAGAATATATTGCCATCTTCATCGGTTCATATATTGCGATAAATATTGCTGCATTGTTTGCTGCAATAGAGTTTGGGATTCAGCCTTTATTGTTCAAGGATGCTGCCGGCATGCCGCTCTATTGCCCTTATCCGCTTTCAGTATCGATTCCTGCGATGTTAATACCTCACCTTGCAGTTGCAGGTGTTCTAGAAGGTGTTATTACAGATGGGGTTTACGGATTCATCAGTAAGGTTTCGCCGGGCACCGTTCATGAAGGTTCTAAGACAAATATGAAGCCCATTTATACATTGATTGCAGTAATGGTCTGCTTATCACCACTTGGGCTTTTAGCCGCCGGGACGGCATGGGGTGAATGGGGAGCAGAGGAGATTGGTTCTGTTGTTTCCGGCGGTAAATCTTTGGGTTTTATTCCCAAAGGGATGAAAAACGGGCTTAGTTTTAACGCTCTGATGCCTGATTATTCAGTGAATGGAGTTCCTGAAATTGCAGGATATGTTTTATCGGCCATAGCCGGAGTTGCAATAATATTGATAACGTTTAAACTAATAAGTAATAGAAAGCATAATAATGAAAGTATATAA
- a CDS encoding energy-coupling factor transporter transmembrane component T, which yields MPEWLLEKDDYIPQKDKDAFINKSILSILNTLTRFRLQTEDKANKFGINAPVKVSSTLLIVILVSLSRNIFFVIATGVFLLLIVSLLNAEEIKYILKMGMLAALFTLIILIPSILTGNKNNSYLIVLKVLISVTTVNILSCTTRWNDTTSALKIFRVPDIFIFTLDIAMKYIVILGEFSLNMLYSLKLRSIGVSKNRNTPISGILGTMFLKSKEMSEEMYGAMECRGFTGEYKVYKKFKIRINDIICILFNIALMFVYFYFNRL from the coding sequence ATGCCTGAGTGGCTTTTAGAAAAAGATGATTATATCCCTCAGAAGGACAAGGATGCCTTTATTAATAAGAGCATCCTGTCTATTTTGAATACACTGACGAGGTTTAGACTGCAGACAGAAGATAAGGCAAATAAATTTGGCATAAATGCGCCTGTTAAAGTATCATCGACATTGCTAATAGTCATACTTGTTTCACTCTCGCGGAATATATTTTTTGTTATAGCAACGGGTGTATTTCTTCTTTTAATCGTCAGTTTGCTTAATGCGGAAGAAATCAAATACATATTAAAGATGGGCATGTTGGCTGCACTATTTACCCTTATTATTCTGATACCTTCGATTTTAACTGGTAATAAGAATAATAGCTATTTGATTGTTCTTAAAGTTTTGATATCGGTTACAACAGTCAATATTCTATCCTGCACCACAAGATGGAATGATACCACTTCTGCATTAAAGATATTTCGTGTTCCGGATATTTTCATCTTTACATTGGATATTGCGATGAAGTATATAGTTATCCTCGGGGAATTTTCGCTAAATATGCTATATTCACTTAAATTGAGGTCGATAGGAGTAAGTAAGAATAGGAATACTCCCATTTCAGGAATTCTAGGAACGATGTTTCTAAAATCAAAGGAAATGTCGGAGGAAATGTATGGCGCAATGGAATGCAGAGGATTCACAGGAGAGTATAAAGTATATAAAAAGTTTAAAATTCGTATTAATGATATTATCTGTATATTATTTAATATTGCGCTAATGTTTGTATATTTTTATTTTAACAGGTTGTGA
- a CDS encoding ABC transporter ATP-binding protein, which yields MIEIRDVSFFYNDKVEALKHINLVIDSGESIALIGPNGSGKSTFLKLINGLISPDKGTYVFDGVEITSKKLQDNIFSKTFHKRIGFVFQNSEAQLFCPDVYDEIAFGIRQMGMPEGETNKRVEDILELLKISELRNRQPYHLSDGEKRKVAIASVLVMNPDILALDEPMNGLDPKTKLFLKNLIIALNKSGKTILCSTHDFEYVKGIFKRAVVFSSGHTIIKDGPYSEIMCDTQFLSDNNII from the coding sequence ATGATAGAGATTAGAGATGTATCCTTTTTTTATAATGATAAAGTAGAAGCGCTCAAACATATAAATTTGGTTATTGATTCAGGAGAATCTATAGCATTAATTGGGCCCAACGGCAGTGGAAAATCAACTTTTTTAAAACTAATCAATGGATTGATTAGCCCCGATAAAGGGACTTATGTTTTTGACGGCGTTGAGATAACCTCAAAAAAATTACAGGATAATATATTTTCCAAAACTTTTCATAAAAGAATCGGCTTTGTATTTCAAAATTCCGAAGCCCAATTATTTTGCCCTGATGTATATGATGAAATTGCATTCGGCATTAGGCAGATGGGAATGCCGGAGGGAGAAACAAATAAAAGGGTTGAAGACATTTTAGAATTGTTAAAAATTAGCGAATTAAGGAATAGACAGCCATATCATTTAAGTGATGGAGAGAAAAGAAAAGTCGCAATAGCAAGCGTACTTGTGATGAATCCGGATATACTTGCGCTGGATGAGCCGATGAATGGCCTTGACCCAAAGACAAAGCTATTTTTAAAAAATTTGATTATTGCCCTCAATAAATCAGGTAAAACAATTTTGTGTTCTACCCATGATTTTGAATATGTAAAAGGAATTTTTAAGAGGGCGGTTGTTTTCTCGAGTGGCCACACTATTATTAAAGACGGACCTTATAGTGAAATAATGTGTGATACGCAATTTCTTTCGGATAATAACATTATTTAA